One window of the Pan troglodytes isolate AG18354 chromosome 12, NHGRI_mPanTro3-v2.0_pri, whole genome shotgun sequence genome contains the following:
- the EPAS1 gene encoding endothelial PAS domain-containing protein 1 isoform X1, with product MTADKEKKRSSSERRKEKSRDAARCRRSKETEVFYELAHELPLPHSVSSHLDKASIMRLAISFLRTHKLLSSVCSENESEAEADQQMDNLYLKALEGFIAVVTQDGDMIFLSENISKFMGLTQVELTGHSIFDFTHPCDHEEIRENLSLKNGSGFGKKSKDMSTERDFFMRMKCTVTNRGRTVNLKSATWKVLHCTGQVKVYNNCPPHNSLCGYKEPLLSCLIIMCEPIQHPSHMDIPLDSKTFLSRHSMDMKFTYCDDRITELIGYHPEELLGRSAYEFYHALDSENMTKSHQNLCTKGQVVSGQYRMLAKHGGYVWLETQGTVIYNPRNLQPQCIMCVNYVLSEIEKNDVVFSMDQTESLFKPHLMAMNSIFDSSGKGAVSEKSNFLFTKLKEEPEELAQLAPTPGDAIISLDFGNQNFEESSAYGKAILPPSQPWATELRSHSTQSEAGSLPAFTVPQAAAPGSTTPSATSSSSSCSTPNSPEDYYTSLDNDLKIEVIEKLFAMDTEAKDQCSTQTDFNELDLETLAPYIPMDGEDFQLSPICPEERLLAENPQSTPQHCFSAMTNIFQPLAPVAPHSPFLLDKFQQQLESKKTEPEHRPMSSIFFDAGSKASLPPCCGQASTPLSSMGGRSNTQWPPDPPLHFGPTKWAVGDQRTEFLGAAPLGPPVSPPHVSTFKTRSAKGFGARGPDVLSPAMVALSNKLKLKRQLEYEEQAFQDLSGGDPPGGSTSHLMWKRMKNLRGGSCPLMPDKPLSANVPNDKFTQNPMRGLGHPLRHLPLPQPPSAISPGENSKSRFPPQCYTTQYQDYSLSSAHKVSGMASRLLGPSFESYLLPELTRYDCEVNVPVLGSSTLLQGGDLLRALDQAT from the exons TTTGCTCTGAAAACGAGTCCGAAGCCGAAGCTGACCAGCAGATGGACAACTTGTACCTGAAAGCCTTGGAGGGTTTCATTGCCGTGGTGACCCAAGATGGCGACATGATCTTTCTGTCAGAAAACATCAGCAAGTTCATGGGACTTACACAG GTGGAGCTAACAGGACATAGTATCTTTGACTTCACTCATCCCTGCGACCATGAGGAGATTCGTGAGAACCTGAGTCTCAAAAATG GCTCTGGttttgggaaaaaaagcaaagacatgTCCACAGAGCGGGACTTCTTCATGAGGATGAAGTGCACGGTCACCAACAGAGGCCGTACTGTCAACCTCAAGTCAGCCACCTGGAAG GTCTTGCACTGCACGGGCCAGGTGAAAGTCTACAACAACTGCCCTCCTCACAATAGTCTGTGTGGCTACAAGGAGCCCCTGCTGTCCTGCCTCATCATCATGTGTGAACCAATCCAGCACCCATCCCACATGGACATCCCCCTGGATAGCAAGACCTTCCTGAGCCGCCACAGCATGGACATGAAGTTCACCTACTGTGATGACAG aatcACAGAACTGATTGGTTACCACCCTGAGGAGCTGCTTGGCCGCTCAGCCTATGAATTCTACCATGCGCTAGACTCCGAGAACATGACCAAGAGTCACCAGAACT TGTGCACCAAGGGTCAGGTAGTAAGTGGCCAGTACCGGATGCTCGCAAAGCATGGGGGCTACGtgtggctggagacccaggggaCGGTCATCTACAACCCTCGcaacctgcagccccagtgcatCATGTGTGTCAACTACGTCCTGAG TGAGATTGAGAAGAATGACGTGGTGTTCTCCATGGACCAGACTGAATCCCTGTTCAAGCCCCACCTGATGGCCATGAACAGCATCTTTGATAGCAGTGGCAAGGGGGCTGTGTCTGAGAAGAGTAACTTCCTATTCACCAAGCTAAAGGAGGAGCCCGAGGAGCTGGCCCAGCTGGCTCCCACCCCAGGAGACGCCATCATCTCTCTGGATTTCG GGAATCAGAACTTCGAGGAGTCCTCAGCCTATGGCAAGGCCATCCTGCCCCCGAGCCAGCCATGGGCCACAGAGTTGaggagccacagcacccagaGCGAGGCTGGGAGCCTGCCTGCCTTCACCGTGCCCCAGGCAGCTGCCCCGGGCAGCACCACCCCCAGtgccaccagcagcagcagcagctgctccaCG CCCAATAGCCCTGAAGACTATTACACATCTTTGGATAACGACCTGAAGATTGAAGTGATTGAGAAGCTCTTCGCCATGGACACAGAGGCCAAGGACCAATGCAGTACCCAG ACGGATTTCAATGAGCTGGACTTGGAGACACTGGCACCCTATATCCCCATGGACGGGGAAGACTTCCAGCTAAGCCCCATCTGCCCCGAGGAGCGGCTCTTGGCAGAGAACCCACAGTCCACCCCCCAGCACTGCTTCAGTGCCATGACAAACATCTTCCAGCCACTGGCCCCTGTAGCCCCGCACAGTCCCTTCCTCCTGGACAAGTTTCAGCAGCAGCTGGAGAGCAAGAAGACAGAGCCCGAGCACCGGCCCATGTCCTCCATCTTCTTTGATGCCGGAAGCAAAGCATCCCTGCCACCGTGCTGTGGCCAGGCCAGCACCCCTCTCTCTTCCATGGGGGGCAGATCCAATACCCAGTGGCCCCCAGATCCACCATTACATTTTGGGCCCACAAAGTGGGCCGTCGGGGATCAGCGCACAGAGTTCTTGGGAGCAGCGCCGTTGGGGCCCCCTGTCTCCCCACCCCATGTCTCCACCTTCAAGACAAG GTCTGCAAAGGGTTTTGGGGCTCGAGGCCCAGATGTGCTGAGTCCGGCCATGGTAGCCCTCTCCAACAAGCTGAAGCTGAAGCGACAGCTGGAGTATGAAGAGCAAGCCTTCCAGGACCTCAGCGGG GGGGACCCACCTGGTGGCAGCACCTCACATTTGATGTGGAAACGGATGAAGAACCTCAGGGGTGGGAGCTGCCCTTTGATGCCGGACAAGCCACTGAGCGCAAATGTCCCCAATG ATAAGTTCACCCAAAACCCCATGAGGGGCCTGGGCCATCCCCTGAGACATCTGCCGCTGCCACAGCCTCCATCTGCCATCAGTCCCGGGGAGAACAGCAAGAGCAGGTTCCCCCCACAGTGCTACACCACCCAGTACCAGGACTACAGCCTGTCGTCAGCCCACAAGGTGTCAG GCATGGCAAGCCGGCTGCTCGGGCCCTCATTTGAGTCCTACCTGCTGCCCGAACTGACCAGATATGACTGTGAGGTGAACGTGCCCGTGCTGGGAAGCTCCACGCTCCTGCAAGGAGGGGACCTCCTCAGAGCCCTGGACCAGGCCACCTGA
- the EPAS1 gene encoding endothelial PAS domain-containing protein 1 isoform X2, giving the protein MRLAISFLRTHKLLSSVCSENESEAEADQQMDNLYLKALEGFIAVVTQDGDMIFLSENISKFMGLTQVELTGHSIFDFTHPCDHEEIRENLSLKNGSGFGKKSKDMSTERDFFMRMKCTVTNRGRTVNLKSATWKVLHCTGQVKVYNNCPPHNSLCGYKEPLLSCLIIMCEPIQHPSHMDIPLDSKTFLSRHSMDMKFTYCDDRITELIGYHPEELLGRSAYEFYHALDSENMTKSHQNLCTKGQVVSGQYRMLAKHGGYVWLETQGTVIYNPRNLQPQCIMCVNYVLSEIEKNDVVFSMDQTESLFKPHLMAMNSIFDSSGKGAVSEKSNFLFTKLKEEPEELAQLAPTPGDAIISLDFGNQNFEESSAYGKAILPPSQPWATELRSHSTQSEAGSLPAFTVPQAAAPGSTTPSATSSSSSCSTPNSPEDYYTSLDNDLKIEVIEKLFAMDTEAKDQCSTQTDFNELDLETLAPYIPMDGEDFQLSPICPEERLLAENPQSTPQHCFSAMTNIFQPLAPVAPHSPFLLDKFQQQLESKKTEPEHRPMSSIFFDAGSKASLPPCCGQASTPLSSMGGRSNTQWPPDPPLHFGPTKWAVGDQRTEFLGAAPLGPPVSPPHVSTFKTRSAKGFGARGPDVLSPAMVALSNKLKLKRQLEYEEQAFQDLSGGDPPGGSTSHLMWKRMKNLRGGSCPLMPDKPLSANVPNDKFTQNPMRGLGHPLRHLPLPQPPSAISPGENSKSRFPPQCYTTQYQDYSLSSAHKVSGMASRLLGPSFESYLLPELTRYDCEVNVPVLGSSTLLQGGDLLRALDQAT; this is encoded by the exons TTTGCTCTGAAAACGAGTCCGAAGCCGAAGCTGACCAGCAGATGGACAACTTGTACCTGAAAGCCTTGGAGGGTTTCATTGCCGTGGTGACCCAAGATGGCGACATGATCTTTCTGTCAGAAAACATCAGCAAGTTCATGGGACTTACACAG GTGGAGCTAACAGGACATAGTATCTTTGACTTCACTCATCCCTGCGACCATGAGGAGATTCGTGAGAACCTGAGTCTCAAAAATG GCTCTGGttttgggaaaaaaagcaaagacatgTCCACAGAGCGGGACTTCTTCATGAGGATGAAGTGCACGGTCACCAACAGAGGCCGTACTGTCAACCTCAAGTCAGCCACCTGGAAG GTCTTGCACTGCACGGGCCAGGTGAAAGTCTACAACAACTGCCCTCCTCACAATAGTCTGTGTGGCTACAAGGAGCCCCTGCTGTCCTGCCTCATCATCATGTGTGAACCAATCCAGCACCCATCCCACATGGACATCCCCCTGGATAGCAAGACCTTCCTGAGCCGCCACAGCATGGACATGAAGTTCACCTACTGTGATGACAG aatcACAGAACTGATTGGTTACCACCCTGAGGAGCTGCTTGGCCGCTCAGCCTATGAATTCTACCATGCGCTAGACTCCGAGAACATGACCAAGAGTCACCAGAACT TGTGCACCAAGGGTCAGGTAGTAAGTGGCCAGTACCGGATGCTCGCAAAGCATGGGGGCTACGtgtggctggagacccaggggaCGGTCATCTACAACCCTCGcaacctgcagccccagtgcatCATGTGTGTCAACTACGTCCTGAG TGAGATTGAGAAGAATGACGTGGTGTTCTCCATGGACCAGACTGAATCCCTGTTCAAGCCCCACCTGATGGCCATGAACAGCATCTTTGATAGCAGTGGCAAGGGGGCTGTGTCTGAGAAGAGTAACTTCCTATTCACCAAGCTAAAGGAGGAGCCCGAGGAGCTGGCCCAGCTGGCTCCCACCCCAGGAGACGCCATCATCTCTCTGGATTTCG GGAATCAGAACTTCGAGGAGTCCTCAGCCTATGGCAAGGCCATCCTGCCCCCGAGCCAGCCATGGGCCACAGAGTTGaggagccacagcacccagaGCGAGGCTGGGAGCCTGCCTGCCTTCACCGTGCCCCAGGCAGCTGCCCCGGGCAGCACCACCCCCAGtgccaccagcagcagcagcagctgctccaCG CCCAATAGCCCTGAAGACTATTACACATCTTTGGATAACGACCTGAAGATTGAAGTGATTGAGAAGCTCTTCGCCATGGACACAGAGGCCAAGGACCAATGCAGTACCCAG ACGGATTTCAATGAGCTGGACTTGGAGACACTGGCACCCTATATCCCCATGGACGGGGAAGACTTCCAGCTAAGCCCCATCTGCCCCGAGGAGCGGCTCTTGGCAGAGAACCCACAGTCCACCCCCCAGCACTGCTTCAGTGCCATGACAAACATCTTCCAGCCACTGGCCCCTGTAGCCCCGCACAGTCCCTTCCTCCTGGACAAGTTTCAGCAGCAGCTGGAGAGCAAGAAGACAGAGCCCGAGCACCGGCCCATGTCCTCCATCTTCTTTGATGCCGGAAGCAAAGCATCCCTGCCACCGTGCTGTGGCCAGGCCAGCACCCCTCTCTCTTCCATGGGGGGCAGATCCAATACCCAGTGGCCCCCAGATCCACCATTACATTTTGGGCCCACAAAGTGGGCCGTCGGGGATCAGCGCACAGAGTTCTTGGGAGCAGCGCCGTTGGGGCCCCCTGTCTCCCCACCCCATGTCTCCACCTTCAAGACAAG GTCTGCAAAGGGTTTTGGGGCTCGAGGCCCAGATGTGCTGAGTCCGGCCATGGTAGCCCTCTCCAACAAGCTGAAGCTGAAGCGACAGCTGGAGTATGAAGAGCAAGCCTTCCAGGACCTCAGCGGG GGGGACCCACCTGGTGGCAGCACCTCACATTTGATGTGGAAACGGATGAAGAACCTCAGGGGTGGGAGCTGCCCTTTGATGCCGGACAAGCCACTGAGCGCAAATGTCCCCAATG ATAAGTTCACCCAAAACCCCATGAGGGGCCTGGGCCATCCCCTGAGACATCTGCCGCTGCCACAGCCTCCATCTGCCATCAGTCCCGGGGAGAACAGCAAGAGCAGGTTCCCCCCACAGTGCTACACCACCCAGTACCAGGACTACAGCCTGTCGTCAGCCCACAAGGTGTCAG GCATGGCAAGCCGGCTGCTCGGGCCCTCATTTGAGTCCTACCTGCTGCCCGAACTGACCAGATATGACTGTGAGGTGAACGTGCCCGTGCTGGGAAGCTCCACGCTCCTGCAAGGAGGGGACCTCCTCAGAGCCCTGGACCAGGCCACCTGA